In Zea mays cultivar B73 chromosome 7, Zm-B73-REFERENCE-NAM-5.0, whole genome shotgun sequence, the following proteins share a genomic window:
- the LOC103632283 gene encoding uncharacterized protein, producing the protein MGSSSAKRFSLRSVGSVAALIFLVLLLVVAGGVATLHHRGNTPARGVLVNDSPLPRKILRVEVIKEAGSNIDFANQQHGPPAPLLPRGLVRETTNLEMEASLAGDPERRHEAAPKPKSLLAVPVGIKNKAVVDKLVSKFPAADFTVMLFHYDGAVEQWGGMEWSDRAVHVAARGQTKWWFAKRFLHPDVVAAYDYVFVWDEDIEVDAFDPVRYLDVVRREGLEVSQPALDRRSEIHHAITARALLPTADGVHRRVRNVRCDGDSVGPPCEGWVEVMVPVFSRAAWRCVWGMLQNDLIHGWGLDYRLGYCAQGGRARNVGVVDSEYVLHRGVPMLIDGGTATPSAGRAAVRLRSFKEMQVFNRRWEVAAAEDNSWMDPYTAAQSRTAK; encoded by the coding sequence ATGGGCTCGTCAAGCGCGAAACGCTTCTCCCTGCGCAGCGTCGGATCCGTAGCGGCGCTCATCTTCCTCGTGCTGCTGTTGGTTGTCGCCGGCGGCGTCGCCACACTTCATCACAGGGGCAACACGCCGGCACGGGGCGTCCTTGTAAACGATAGCCCCCTTCCTCGCAAAATACTACGCGTCGAGGTCATCAAAGAAGCCGGCAGCAACATCGACTTCGCTAACCAACAGCACGGACCGCCGGCGCCGCTGCTCCCAAGGGGGCTCGTCCGTGAAACCACAAACCTGGAGATGGAAGCGTCACTAGCCGGCGACCCCGAGCGGAGGCATGAAGCAGCGCCAAAGCCCAAGAGCCTCTTGGCCGTCCCCGTCGGGATCAAGAACAAGGCGGTCGTGGACAAGCTCGTGTCCAAGTTCCCCGCGGCCGACTTCACCGTGATGCTATTCCACTACGACGGCGCGGTGGAGCAGTGGGGCGGCATGGAGTGGTCGGACCGCGCGGTGCACGTCGCCGCGCGGGGGCAGACCAAGTGGTGGTTCGCCAAGCGGTTCCTGCACCCGGACGTGGTGGCGGCGTATGACTACGTGTTCGTGTGGGACGAGGACATCGAGGTCGACGCCTTCGACCCCGTCAGGTACCTCGACGTCGTCAGGCGAGAGGGCCTCGAGGTGTCGCAGCCGGCGTTGGACCGGCGCTCCGAGATCCACCACGCCATCACGGCGCGCGCGCTGCTGCCGACAGCGGACGGCGTGCACCGGCGCGTGCGGAACGTCCGCTGCGACGGCGACAGCGTCGGGCCGCCGTGCGAGGGGTGGGTGGAGGTGATGGTGCCCGTGTTCTCGCGCGCGGCGTGGCGGTGCGTGTGGGGAATGCTGCAGAATGACCTCATCCACGGCTGGGGGCTCGACTACAGGCTCGGATACTGCGCGCAGGGCGGACGCGCTCGCAATGTTGGCGTCGTCGACAGCGAGTACGTGCTCCACCGCGGCGTCCCCATGCTCATTGACGGCGGCACGGCGACGCCGTCGGCGGGGCGCGCGGCGGTGAGGTTGCGATCTTTCAAGGAGATGCAGGTATTCAACAGGAGATGGGAGGTGGCTGCTGCGGAGGACAATTCCTGGATGGATCCTTATACGGCAGCACAATCTCGGACGGCTAAATAA